In one Variovorax sp. V213 genomic region, the following are encoded:
- a CDS encoding alpha/beta fold hydrolase yields the protein MYTEQGGEGPDLLLMLHGMGATGAVWSPMCAEAGARWHGRWLVLDLPGHGRSGRQDAYAIGQYAASVARAALPHIQPAGRLVVLGHSLGGVIGLALATGWFGVTPHRVLAAGIKIAWSDEELRRMEALASQPAKRFSTEEEARDRYLKVSGLAGIADAAAPVVARGIAHDADGWRLAMDPRANGVGKPPLAELMALARCPVHLGRGGHDALVTLEQTRSLDREARDLGVHGHNVMVEAPGLVWDWVASFT from the coding sequence ATGTACACGGAACAAGGCGGCGAAGGTCCCGACCTGCTTCTCATGCTGCACGGCATGGGCGCGACGGGGGCGGTGTGGTCGCCCATGTGCGCCGAGGCCGGTGCTCGCTGGCACGGCCGCTGGCTCGTGCTCGACCTGCCCGGCCACGGCCGATCCGGCCGGCAGGACGCCTATGCCATCGGCCAATACGCCGCCAGCGTCGCACGCGCCGCGCTGCCGCACATCCAACCCGCGGGCCGGCTCGTGGTGCTCGGACATTCGCTGGGTGGGGTGATCGGCCTCGCGCTGGCCACGGGCTGGTTCGGGGTCACGCCGCACCGGGTGCTTGCAGCCGGCATCAAGATCGCGTGGAGCGATGAAGAGCTGCGCCGCATGGAGGCGCTGGCATCGCAGCCCGCCAAGAGGTTCTCCACCGAAGAAGAAGCGCGGGACCGATACCTGAAGGTCTCGGGTCTGGCCGGCATCGCCGATGCGGCGGCACCCGTCGTCGCGCGGGGCATTGCGCACGATGCCGATGGCTGGCGCCTTGCGATGGATCCTCGCGCCAACGGCGTGGGCAAGCCCCCGCTGGCCGAACTGATGGCTCTGGCGCGCTGCCCCGTGCACCTCGGCCGCGGAGGCCATGACGCGCTGGTGACCCTGGAGCAGACCCGCTCGCTCGATCGCGAGGCACGGGACCTGGGGGTGCATGGCCACAACGTGATGGTCGAGGCGCCCGGGCTGGTCTGGGACTGGGTGGCCTCGTTCACATGA
- the panD gene encoding aspartate 1-decarboxylase, with product MFRTLLKSKIHRVAVTDCELHYEGSCAIDEDLLDAANLAENEQVHIWNINNGERFVTYAIRGERGTGIISVNGSAARRASVGDLIIIAAFGLVPEDQVAGYKPKLVFVDGANRIKEERAHIPVQAASESAMA from the coding sequence ATGTTCCGCACCCTGCTCAAGTCCAAGATCCACCGCGTTGCCGTCACCGACTGCGAACTGCACTACGAGGGCTCCTGCGCCATCGACGAAGACCTGCTCGACGCCGCCAACCTGGCCGAGAACGAACAGGTGCACATCTGGAACATCAACAACGGCGAGCGCTTCGTCACCTATGCGATCCGCGGCGAGCGCGGCACCGGCATCATCTCGGTCAACGGCTCGGCCGCGCGCCGGGCATCGGTGGGCGACCTCATCATCATCGCGGCCTTCGGCCTGGTGCCGGAAGACCAGGTGGCGGGCTACAAGCCCAAGCTCGTGTTCGTGGATGGCGCCAACCGCATCAAGGAAGAGCGCGCGCACATTCCGGTGCAGGCGGCTTCTGAATCTGCGATGGCCTAG
- a CDS encoding bifunctional 3-(3-hydroxy-phenyl)propionate/3-hydroxycinnamic acid hydroxylase, whose protein sequence is MAEAGRIHDVAIVGLGPTGATLANLLGAAGLSVLVLEKETGIFPLPRAIHFDGEVLRILQAAGLRDEALAISRPGVQGMHFVNGAGETMLIRGGTAALGPHGCANNYYFHQPQLEAVLRKGLARFANVDIRLRHEVVGVEQDTDGATLRVRAVEADRVQHMRARYVVGCDGARSPVRQRMGSAMADLGLKQPWLVFDVVLEKDVDLPHHTVQHCNPVRPMTYCNVVGHRRRWEIMVLPGDDREAMVQPDALWQMVAPWVRPDQARLERAAIYTFHSVIAEGWRDGRLLLAGDACHQTPPFLGQGMCAGIRDAANLAWKLEAVLKGRAPAELLDTYESERAPHVRALIELAVRLGNIIQTTDPELAAERDAKFRTGQPEIFELPPQMLGAGAFDATPGALAGSPFPQPRLDDGRLLDELLGHRSAVIGHAPALASAAPSTADRWRRAGAIVIDRPDALLRDWLDSHQAHAVILRPDRYIVGVARTGHDLDRISQYLPVAP, encoded by the coding sequence GTGGCTGAGGCAGGGCGCATTCACGACGTGGCGATCGTCGGCCTCGGGCCGACCGGTGCCACGCTCGCCAACCTGCTGGGTGCCGCGGGCCTCTCGGTGCTGGTGCTCGAGAAGGAGACCGGCATCTTTCCGTTGCCGCGCGCCATTCATTTCGATGGCGAGGTGCTGCGGATCCTGCAGGCCGCGGGGCTGCGCGACGAGGCACTGGCCATCTCCCGGCCCGGGGTGCAAGGCATGCATTTCGTCAACGGCGCCGGCGAGACCATGCTCATCCGAGGCGGCACGGCCGCGCTGGGACCGCACGGCTGCGCCAACAACTACTACTTTCACCAGCCCCAACTCGAAGCCGTGCTGCGCAAAGGCCTCGCGCGCTTCGCGAACGTGGACATCCGCCTGCGCCATGAAGTCGTCGGCGTCGAACAGGACACCGATGGCGCCACCTTGCGCGTGCGCGCCGTCGAGGCCGATCGCGTCCAGCACATGCGCGCGCGCTACGTCGTCGGCTGCGACGGCGCGCGCTCGCCGGTGCGCCAGCGCATGGGCAGCGCGATGGCCGATCTCGGTTTGAAGCAGCCCTGGCTCGTGTTCGACGTGGTGCTCGAGAAGGACGTCGATCTGCCGCATCACACGGTGCAGCACTGCAACCCGGTGCGCCCGATGACCTATTGCAATGTGGTCGGCCACCGGCGCCGCTGGGAAATCATGGTGCTGCCGGGCGACGACCGCGAGGCCATGGTGCAGCCCGACGCGTTGTGGCAAATGGTCGCACCCTGGGTGCGGCCCGATCAGGCGCGGCTGGAGCGCGCCGCCATCTACACCTTTCATTCGGTGATCGCCGAAGGCTGGCGCGATGGCCGGCTGCTCCTGGCCGGCGACGCCTGCCACCAGACGCCGCCATTCCTGGGACAAGGCATGTGCGCGGGCATTCGCGACGCCGCCAATCTCGCGTGGAAGCTCGAGGCGGTGCTGAAGGGCCGCGCGCCGGCCGAATTGCTCGACACCTACGAGTCGGAGCGCGCGCCGCACGTGCGCGCGCTGATCGAACTGGCCGTGCGGCTGGGCAACATCATCCAGACCACGGACCCCGAACTCGCGGCCGAGCGCGATGCGAAGTTCCGCACCGGCCAGCCGGAGATCTTCGAACTGCCGCCGCAGATGCTCGGCGCCGGTGCCTTCGATGCGACGCCCGGCGCGCTGGCGGGCAGCCCTTTTCCGCAACCGCGCCTGGACGATGGCCGCCTGCTCGACGAGTTGCTGGGGCATCGCAGCGCCGTCATCGGCCACGCACCGGCGCTGGCATCGGCCGCGCCGTCCACCGCCGATCGATGGCGCCGCGCCGGCGCGATCGTCATCGACCGTCCCGATGCATTGCTGCGCGACTGGCTCGATTCACACCAAGCCCATGCGGTGATACTGCGGCCTGACCGATATATCGTCGGCGTCGCGCGCACGGGGCACGATCTGGATCGCATCTCGCAATACCTCCCCGTCGCGCCATGA
- a CDS encoding HHHH-motif protein — protein MKIKQFILSSVVAFASLAVLAPSVASAAPYRGHKMHKAHKVCKWDAHRHQRVCRWVR, from the coding sequence ATGAAGATCAAGCAATTCATTCTCTCCAGCGTTGTGGCATTCGCCAGCCTCGCGGTGCTGGCGCCGAGCGTGGCCTCGGCAGCGCCGTACCGTGGCCACAAGATGCACAAGGCGCACAAGGTGTGCAAGTGGGATGCGCACCGCCATCAGCGCGTGTGCCGCTGGGTGCGCTGA
- a CDS encoding IclR family transcriptional regulator: MPEKSMSSLGRMLGVLDLFDDRHLTRTADDISAALDVSLPTGYRYVRMLLEAGLLQRVEDSHYALGPRIILLDHYIRKADPVLREGIPVMRELVAATGFDCVVSALFGLQVLDTHREMGSTPATLAYGRGRPRPPFQGAAPKVLLAALPPAQLRKIFDARRDEAVRSGLPAEWSEFRRSFAAIRKAGHYVSVGELEPQLAAVAAPIPKADGGAWAALSLVFDTSRLAIVDIDKMVHLITEGAARIGGRLA; this comes from the coding sequence GTGCCGGAAAAATCCATGTCCAGCCTGGGCCGCATGCTCGGGGTTTTGGACCTCTTCGACGACAGGCACCTGACACGCACGGCGGACGACATCTCGGCAGCACTCGACGTGTCGCTGCCCACGGGCTACCGCTACGTGCGCATGCTGCTCGAAGCCGGCCTGCTGCAGCGCGTCGAAGACTCGCACTATGCGCTGGGACCGCGCATCATCCTGCTCGACCACTACATCCGAAAGGCCGACCCGGTGCTGCGCGAAGGCATTCCGGTGATGCGCGAACTGGTGGCGGCCACGGGCTTCGACTGCGTGGTCTCGGCGCTGTTCGGACTGCAGGTGCTCGACACGCACCGCGAGATGGGCAGTACCCCCGCCACGCTCGCGTATGGACGAGGCCGGCCACGCCCGCCGTTCCAGGGCGCGGCGCCCAAGGTGCTGCTTGCCGCGCTGCCGCCCGCGCAGCTGCGCAAGATTTTCGATGCGCGCCGCGACGAAGCCGTGCGCAGCGGGCTGCCCGCCGAGTGGAGCGAATTTCGCCGCAGCTTCGCCGCGATCCGCAAGGCGGGGCACTACGTGTCGGTCGGCGAACTCGAGCCGCAACTCGCGGCCGTGGCCGCGCCGATCCCCAAGGCCGACGGGGGCGCATGGGCCGCCCTCTCGCTGGTCTTCGATACCTCGCGCCTGGCCATCGTCGACATCGACAAGATGGTTCACCTGATCACCGAAGGCGCTGCGCGCATAGGAGGTCGGCTGGCATAG
- a CDS encoding Bug family tripartite tricarboxylate transporter substrate binding protein: MRVLNMPVRRWLALAAMAVAATGAAAQSDYPAKAVRIIAPFPAGSGPDANAREIAAELSKILGQTFFVENRPGASNIIGTEVAAKAPADGYSLYIGTTSSLSVVPHLYSKLPFNAEKDFAPVSLLGVLNTGLIATPGVQAKDARELIAALKVKPDSVAVGTAGIGSYSHLSGVWFNNAAGVKTNLVPYNSSSPYTDLLAGQVQLMFDGLPAAASHVRAGKLKLLAITGKERHPSFPDVPTFAESGLADYAPIAWQGILAPAGTPKEVLEKLSAAMHKACQSPELAKKWRDYGGELRCNTPAEFTAFINADRAMWGKVIREAKVRLD; this comes from the coding sequence ATGAGAGTTCTGAACATGCCGGTGCGCCGATGGCTCGCCCTTGCCGCGATGGCTGTTGCGGCGACTGGCGCCGCAGCCCAGTCCGACTACCCTGCCAAGGCGGTGCGCATCATTGCCCCGTTCCCCGCCGGCAGCGGCCCCGATGCGAACGCCCGCGAAATCGCCGCCGAGCTCAGCAAGATCCTGGGCCAGACCTTCTTCGTGGAGAACCGCCCGGGCGCGTCGAACATCATTGGCACCGAGGTGGCCGCGAAGGCGCCTGCGGACGGCTACTCGCTGTACATCGGCACCACCAGTTCCCTCTCGGTCGTGCCGCACCTGTATTCGAAGCTGCCCTTCAACGCCGAAAAGGACTTCGCACCGGTCAGCCTGCTGGGCGTGCTGAACACCGGCCTGATCGCCACGCCGGGCGTCCAGGCGAAGGACGCCCGCGAACTCATCGCCGCGCTCAAGGTCAAGCCCGACTCGGTCGCGGTCGGGACGGCGGGCATCGGCAGCTACTCGCACCTGTCGGGCGTGTGGTTCAACAACGCCGCGGGCGTCAAGACCAACCTCGTGCCCTACAACAGCAGCAGTCCCTACACCGACCTGCTCGCAGGCCAGGTGCAGTTGATGTTCGACGGCCTTCCGGCCGCCGCAAGCCACGTCCGCGCAGGCAAGCTCAAGTTGCTGGCGATCACCGGCAAGGAACGGCATCCGAGCTTTCCCGATGTGCCCACCTTCGCCGAATCGGGGTTGGCCGATTACGCGCCGATCGCGTGGCAGGGCATCCTCGCGCCCGCCGGAACGCCCAAGGAGGTGCTGGAAAAACTGAGTGCCGCGATGCACAAGGCCTGCCAGTCGCCCGAGCTTGCGAAGAAGTGGCGCGACTACGGCGGCGAGCTGCGGTGCAACACGCCGGCGGAGTTCACGGCCTTCATCAACGCGGACCGTGCGATGTGGGGCAAGGTGATCCGCGAAGCCAAGGTCAGGCTGGACTGA
- a CDS encoding fumarylacetoacetate hydrolase family protein yields the protein MKLISYQYNGIDSYGAVLGDRVIDLREVFSDRAADLKTLIAAGLLAEAAAAAEKARATLPLSEVQLLPVIPNPGKIVCVGLNYGDHVRETGREITEKPTLFLRVAESQVAHGEAIVMPPESGKLDYEGEIAIVIGNGGRRIAEADAWHHIAGYACYNDGSIRDWQTATPQWTAGKNFWRTGGFGPWMVTRDEIKDDQVMTLVTRLNGQEMQRTTTDKLIHSIPRQIAHISAFMPLAAGDVIVTGTPGGVGAKRTPPVWMKPGDVVEVEVDAIGILRNTVRAE from the coding sequence ATGAAACTCATCAGCTACCAATACAACGGCATCGACAGCTACGGCGCGGTGCTCGGCGACCGCGTCATCGATCTGCGCGAGGTCTTCAGTGACCGCGCGGCAGACCTGAAGACGCTCATCGCCGCGGGCCTGCTGGCCGAAGCGGCCGCAGCCGCCGAGAAGGCGCGCGCGACCTTGCCGCTGAGCGAAGTGCAGTTGCTGCCCGTGATTCCCAACCCCGGAAAGATCGTGTGCGTGGGGCTCAACTACGGTGACCACGTGCGGGAAACGGGCCGCGAGATCACCGAAAAGCCGACGCTCTTCTTGCGCGTCGCCGAGTCGCAGGTCGCGCATGGCGAGGCCATCGTGATGCCGCCCGAGTCGGGCAAGCTCGACTACGAAGGCGAGATCGCCATCGTCATCGGCAACGGCGGTCGCCGCATCGCCGAAGCCGATGCCTGGCACCACATTGCCGGCTACGCCTGCTACAACGACGGCAGCATCCGCGACTGGCAGACCGCCACGCCGCAGTGGACGGCCGGCAAGAATTTCTGGCGTACCGGTGGCTTCGGTCCATGGATGGTCACGCGCGACGAGATCAAGGACGACCAGGTGATGACGCTCGTCACGCGGCTGAACGGACAGGAAATGCAGCGCACCACCACCGACAAGCTGATCCACAGCATTCCGCGGCAGATTGCGCACATCTCCGCCTTCATGCCGCTGGCCGCGGGCGACGTGATCGTGACGGGCACGCCAGGCGGCGTGGGTGCCAAGCGCACGCCACCGGTCTGGATGAAGCCCGGCGACGTGGTGGAGGTCGAGGTCGATGCCATCGGCATCCTGCGCAACACCGTCCGCGCGGAATAA
- a CDS encoding VOC family protein gives MIEDTPSSLQFSHIGLYVTDLPRMARFYKQALRFTQTDAGDLGAVQLVFLSRDPREHHQLVLATGRPADLGFNVVNQISFRVPDIGTLRQFRDRLLEEGAHDMLAITHGNAVSVYCRDPEGNRLELFMDTPWYCEQPLREPVDLSQPDEVVLARAEAIAKRFPRFMSRAQWQAEVARRMQEDQRG, from the coding sequence ATGATTGAAGACACCCCCTCGTCCCTGCAGTTCAGCCACATCGGCCTCTACGTGACCGACCTGCCGCGGATGGCGCGCTTCTACAAGCAGGCGTTGCGTTTCACGCAGACCGACGCGGGCGACCTGGGTGCGGTGCAGCTGGTGTTCCTGAGCCGCGACCCGCGCGAGCATCACCAGCTGGTGCTGGCCACCGGCCGTCCGGCGGACCTGGGCTTCAACGTGGTCAACCAGATTTCCTTTCGCGTGCCCGACATCGGCACGCTGCGCCAGTTTCGCGACCGGCTGCTGGAGGAGGGCGCGCACGACATGCTTGCGATCACGCATGGCAATGCGGTGTCGGTGTATTGCCGCGATCCCGAAGGCAACCGGCTGGAACTGTTCATGGACACGCCGTGGTACTGCGAGCAGCCGCTGCGCGAGCCCGTGGACCTGTCGCAACCCGATGAGGTGGTCCTGGCCCGGGCCGAAGCCATCGCCAAGCGCTTTCCCAGGTTCATGAGCCGCGCGCAATGGCAGGCCGAGGTGGCGCGCCGCATGCAGGAGGACCAGCGTGGCTGA